The following coding sequences are from one Deltaproteobacteria bacterium window:
- the ybgF gene encoding tol-pal system protein YbgF, with protein MKQQLTLFALFTGIFIVGCANLQQEQTLKDIKSHLSELEKAQSKTSAGMEELNNKFFLLQEQTAANKKNIDEIRAMAVPVAPPEELKVVKLEAEGIKKETAAREDAEKKSSTKKPSYAPDPEALYNEAQNLFMAGRLSESAEQFNKFIQYYPKHSLADNAQYWVGETYYSQKDYQKAVMEFQKAVDNYPNENKAPDALLKVGFSHLELNNRDKAFAAFKMVIEKYPSSDAAVKARTKLQEIQK; from the coding sequence CAAATCTGCAACAGGAGCAAACCTTAAAAGATATCAAATCCCATTTGTCTGAATTAGAAAAGGCGCAGTCCAAAACAAGCGCAGGAATGGAAGAATTAAACAATAAATTTTTCCTGCTTCAGGAACAGACTGCGGCTAACAAGAAAAATATTGATGAGATTAGGGCCATGGCCGTTCCTGTTGCGCCGCCCGAAGAGTTAAAGGTTGTAAAACTCGAGGCAGAAGGTATAAAAAAAGAAACCGCTGCAAGAGAGGATGCTGAAAAGAAGTCTTCCACTAAGAAACCTTCATATGCGCCTGATCCGGAAGCGCTCTACAATGAGGCGCAGAATCTGTTTATGGCAGGCAGATTATCCGAATCAGCGGAACAGTTCAATAAATTTATCCAATATTACCCCAAACATTCGCTGGCAGACAATGCCCAGTACTGGGTTGGAGAGACATATTATTCTCAGAAGGACTATCAAAAGGCAGTAATGGAGTTTCAGAAGGCGGTGGACAACTACCCAAATGAAAACAAGGCCCCTGATGCGCTGTTGAAAGTAGGTTTCTCACATCTGGAGCTTAACAACAGGGATAAGGCATTCGCGGCATTCAAAATGGTTATAGAAAAATATCCTTCGTCAGATGCGGCAGTAAAGGCTCGTACAAAACTGCAGGAGATTCAGAAATAG
- a CDS encoding LysM peptidoglycan-binding domain-containing protein, whose translation MRTKLFLLLFVSLSVFLIYKDILAEQKEKMTGDEEKGKQTSWTRRGDILRQPDDGEYTVQEGDTLWDISHSFLKDPFKWPGIWKANPFIINPHLIYPGNKIRFGPAGPEVVESVVPEGLPVEKMQKLEEPLQAAEQPKEALAKVEEPAPPQPPEEKPILQPAPEIVKVSSAIMGRHGLISSKDMEGNGMIIGSKAEGLLLSQGDIVYISLIKGTEVTDGDKFIIFTTTGEVKHPVTEKPIGFLTDTIGVLEVIKVEKGGVIAARIEKSYKEVLKGAKLKSYEPPVKEVVIKKTEKAIDGLIIESMESKVGSAENDMVYLDKGKNSGLDVGNIMNIFRPAITVDDPMSKEKKTITLPPIELGRLVIIRVEDDTSTAFITKSRQVIYKGDRVRTAE comes from the coding sequence ATGAGAACAAAACTGTTTTTACTATTATTCGTTTCTTTATCGGTTTTTTTAATTTATAAAGACATATTAGCTGAGCAAAAAGAAAAAATGACAGGAGACGAAGAAAAGGGTAAGCAAACATCCTGGACGCGGCGTGGAGACATACTCAGACAGCCGGATGATGGAGAATATACAGTCCAAGAAGGAGATACGCTCTGGGATATATCACATAGCTTCTTAAAAGACCCATTCAAGTGGCCCGGCATATGGAAGGCAAATCCGTTTATTATTAACCCCCATCTCATCTATCCCGGCAATAAAATACGATTCGGCCCTGCTGGTCCTGAGGTTGTTGAGTCAGTTGTGCCTGAAGGGCTGCCGGTTGAAAAAATGCAAAAACTTGAAGAACCTTTGCAAGCCGCAGAGCAGCCGAAAGAGGCATTGGCAAAGGTTGAAGAGCCTGCTCCGCCTCAGCCGCCTGAAGAAAAACCAATACTGCAGCCAGCCCCTGAGATTGTAAAGGTTTCTTCTGCCATAATGGGAAGGCACGGGCTCATATCCTCAAAAGATATGGAAGGCAATGGCATGATTATAGGCTCAAAGGCAGAGGGGCTCTTGCTATCCCAAGGAGACATTGTCTATATCTCTCTTATTAAAGGGACAGAGGTAACAGATGGCGATAAATTTATTATTTTCACAACTACAGGCGAGGTTAAACATCCTGTGACTGAAAAGCCAATAGGGTTTTTGACTGACACCATCGGTGTATTAGAGGTTATAAAGGTTGAAAAAGGCGGTGTAATTGCCGCAAGGATAGAAAAATCTTATAAAGAAGTATTAAAGGGGGCAAAACTTAAATCTTATGAACCGCCTGTAAAGGAGGTAGTGATAAAAAAGACTGAAAAGGCAATAGATGGATTGATTATAGAATCAATGGAGAGCAAGGTGGGGTCGGCAGAGAACGATATGGTCTATTTGGATAAAGGGAAAAACAGCGGCCTTGATGTGGGAAATATCATGAATATCTTCAGGCCGGCTATTACAGTGGATGACCCCATGTCTAAAGAGAAAAAAACAATCACATTGCCCCCGATAGAATTAGGAAGGCTTGTAATAATCCGTGTGGAGGATGATACATCCACTGCATTTATCACAAAGAGCAGACAGGTTATTTATAAAGGAGACAGGGTAAGGACGGCGGAATAA